CGCAGTTTTTGGCCCTTTGGGATGCAGAGACTCTGGGTGGAGAAGCATGAGTGTGCTGATGGCGGGCACTTGGGTGGGGCCGGGGATCCCCAGTGTGACGGAGGTAGCTCAGGCTTGGGTCTCTGGCTCTCAGCGCTCCTACCACTGGCTGAGGGGGGATCCCCTGCCTTCAGAAGTGCATCTGCGGGAGCTTTGGCAGCAGATCTCGACATTGAACCACGAAGGGACGGCAGAGCCTCTGCTGGTCTTGCTGGGTAGCCTTGCCGATCCGATCGGGGCGGGACAAACCTGGGCGGATCTGTCTCGAGCTTGGAATTTGCCGGTCTTGCTGACGCTGCCGAGGGGGTCGGCGGCGAGCCAAGCGGTCGCCTTTGCGGCGTTGCTGCACCAAGCTCAGGCCCGCTGTTTGGGATGGGTTCTGCTCGGTGAGCCGAGGTTTGGAGGTTCGACGGCTGCTGGTGGAGTGTTGGGATCCCGGCCAGACTTTCCCGCCTCTACGGTTCAGGATCGCCGGTCTTTGGAGCTAGAAGATCTAGAAGATCTGAATGAACTGGATTCAGCCCTGGCCACGTACCTGGAAGCTCAATTGGGGATCCCGGTGTTGGGACGTATGGATCTGCGGGGGCAGATCACCTGGGATACGGATTCTCTAGCGGCAATGGGCTATATCTAGGGCTATACCTAAATGACTCTGTTGCCTTCCTCGTCATCTGTTGGGGTGCTGCCATGACCTCCTCTGTCCTTTCTCCATCCCCGACTGTCCAGGGTTTAACGGAAGCAGAACTGCGCCGTCAGCTGGCGGCCTGCTATCGGCTGATTGCCCGTTTTGGCATGGATGATCTGGTTTACACCCACATTTCCGTGCGCCTGCCGGGGCCAGAAGACCATTTTTTGATCAACCCCTTTGGCTTGTTGTTCGAGGAGGTGACTGCCTCCAACCTGGTCAAGATCGATACCGATGGGCAGATTGTGGAACCTAGTAACTGGCCGATTAACCCCGCTGGCTTTGTTATCCACAGCGCCATCCACAGTGCCCGTCCCGATATCTGCTGCGTGCTGCACACCCACACCACTGCTGGAATGGCGGTTGCCGCTTTGCCCGAAGGGTTGTTGCCGATCAGCCAATTTGCCATGCAGTTTTATGGCCATCTGGCTTACCACGACTATGAAGGCCTTGCCCTCGATTTGGCGGAGCGGGAACGGTTGATCGCCGATCTCGGATCCCATCACAGCCTGATCCTGCGCAATCATGGTCTGCTTACCGTCGGGCGCACCATTCCGGAAGCCTTCGTGCGCATGTACTACTTGGAACAATCTTGCCGCATTCAGATCGCGGCCCAGTCGACCAACTCTAACCTGCTCATCCCGCCCGCCTCTGTTTGTGAGCATACCGCCAGGCAGTTCGAGCGGGGGGGAGGCCCGATCGGGGAACGGGAATGGCAAGCCCTGATCCGCAAGTTGGATCGTGAGGATCCCTCCTACCAGGATTGAACTGGAACCACCCGCTTCCTTATGGGGTTGGGATCCCGTCTAGCTGCGGTAGACCCGATACACCGGCAGGGTGAAATGGAAGCTGCTCCCCTTACCTGGGGTAGACTCTACCCAGATTTGCCCATAGTGAGCTCGTAAAATCCGCCGACAAAGGGAAAGCCCAATGCCATAACCTTCCTGCTGTTGATCCCGCGACAGGCGTACCGAGTCGGAGAAGATGTTCTCTTGGTCGGCTGCCGGGATCCCTGGGCCTGTATCGCTAACGGTGACCTGAACTTTTTGGCTGGTACGGTGCAGGACGTTCAGACGAATGGATCCCTGGGCAGGGGTATATTTGATGGCGTTATCCAGCAAATTGAACAAAACCTGGCGAATCTTATCGCCATCCACTTGCACTGAAGGCAAATCCACAGGAATATCCGCCTGGAACTGCAGTTGTTTGCGCTGCATCCGCGGCCACAACTCCTCGATCACCGATTGGCAAAGGCTGGGCAACTGGATTTCTACAGCTCGAATGGTTAGCTCCGATGTCGTACCCCGGGCAGACTCCAGGATGTCGGTGATCATGCCATCCATTTTGCGCAGTTGCTGGCGGGCATGGTCGAATAGTTGCTGCTCCAGCTCTTCATCCAGGGATCCCTCACGCCCTTGTTGTAAGGTTTCTACCGCTAGGGCTGTAGCGGTTAGGGGGCTGCGTAAATCGTGAACCAGCATCGCCAAGATACGGTCTTTGAAATGAAGCTGCTCCCGCAATTGTGTCCGTTCCTGTCGCAGCAGGAACACCTCTTCCGACATTTGCAACAGGGCTTCGGTAGTGGGAGGTGTAGGGGTGGGATCCTGCCCGGCATTCTCTTGATTAGAGACCAAGGCCACTTGCCCTTGCCAACGGGGCCACCACACCTCCAATTGCGTAGCCAAATCTCCTCCAGCCAGTACCTGAGCAGGCAAGGGTTCAGCCTTTACCAACGCCGGGGTAACCACCAGTTTGTAATGCTCCGCCAGATAGGGGTGATCCTCTAGCAGCACGACTTCCAACTTAGCAGGGTATTGACCCGCTAGCCCTCGAATGTGCTGACGTAACTGCTCGGCAAGATCAGCAATACTGGCTCGATTCTTGGCAAACAACAACAGGCGGATACCCGAGCGAGTGGAAGCGCGATCTAGCGAAGTTTGCATAGGCCAAAACCGAAAGGGCCAAAGATGAGTGTGGGGATAACAGTACCTGAGGTGCCTGGAAACCGGGGATCCCTCCCCATCAGACTCTTCTCCTCCTTGCTAACATCTAACCTTAGGAAAAGCTTAAGAAGTGTCATCGAATGTAATGAAGAAAACAATCTTGCCTCCGTCCGTTGGATTGGCCAGATGCAGCAGATGAGAAAACTAGTGAAACAGGTAAGCCAGCCCCACCAAGATTGCCACCAACCCGATTGAGGTGAGGGCAAAGTGCAGCAGGGAAGTCTTACCTTTGCGCACCATGTTGCGCATGGCCAGACGGGTATAGCTGGGTTGAGGGGCCGAGGTCTCAGGGACAGAAACGGGATCAGCAGAGGAAGGCTGCGACATCAGAATGCCTGAGGCAACAACTTAAGGTTACCTTTAGGCTAGCTCAAACCGCCCACCAGATAAAGGTGCGCCCTATCTTGACACTGGTGGAAGTCCCTACTATGGCTCGCGGTGATAGGGCCGATGGTGGTGGGCTTCAAAGCCTTCCGGCTTCAACACTCTGGCTTCTCCTTGCAACAGCCCACTCACCCCCAGAGAGCCTTGTGGGATCCGGGCCGGTTCCACATAGTCCTGCGGTTCCTCATAGGCCACGATCAGTCCTTCATAATTGCGCAGCACAACCCGATGGGATCCCTGACTGAGGATGTAGTTGGGGCCAACCGGCACCTTGCCTCCCCCTTCCGGTAAATCCACCACGAAAGTGGGCACCGCATAGCCGCTGGTGTGGCCGCGCAAGCCTTCGATAATTTCGATCCCTTTGGAGATAGAGGTGCGGAAGTGACCGGCCCCCTTCACCAAGTCACACTGGTAGAGATAGTAGGGACGCACCCGGTTCTGGACAAGCTTGTGAACCAGTTGCCGTTGGATCTCGAGGCTGTCGTTGATCCCGGCCAGCAACACACTTTGGCACCCCAACGGGATCCCTGCATCCGCCAGTTTGGCCAGCGCCTCGCTCAGTTCGGGAGTGATCTCCTTGGGATGGTTGATGTGTACATTCAGCCAAAAGGGGTGATGGCGGCGCAGCAGGGCACAGAGATCGGCGGTGATCCGTTGGGGCAAAAACACCGGCACACGAGTGCTCATGCGTACAATCTCAATGTGCTCAATCTGGCGGAGTTGGCCGAGTAGGTACTCCAGCAAGGCATCGGAAAGGGTAAGGGGATCCCCGCCACTGAGCAAGACATCCCGCACCTGCGGGGTACGGCGCAAGTACTCTATCTGCCGATCCAACTGCTGCTTGCTAAACGCCTGCTGCGGATCCCCTACCATGCGGCTGCGGGTGCAGTAGCGACAGTAGCTGGCACAGTGGGTCGTCACCAACATCAACACCCGATCCGGGTAGCGGTGCACCAAACCGGGCACAGGGCTGTGCTCGTCCTCCGCCAGACTATCTACCCGCATCCCCTCAAAGGCTTGAAATTCCCGGCTGAGGGGAATCACCTGCCGACGGATCGGACAGTGGGGATCCACCGGATCGATAAGGCGGGCAAAGTAGGGGGTGATATCGACACGAAACTTCCTCTCCTGATCCAAAGCCTCCTTTTCCTCCGGTGTAAGCTGTATCAGCTGTTCCAAATCTGCGCGGGAGTTGAGGCGATGCCCCAGTTGCCAGTGCCAATCCGCCCACTCAGTTAGCGGCACTTCTGACCATGGATTGGGGATGGCAGCTTGGGGAACAGCGGTGGCTGGCATAAAAGCTTGTGTTACTTTGGATACAGCTGCTTTGCGGATTAACACGGAAGCACTAGCTTCAGCATAATCGTTTTCGCGCCCACTTTCTCGAGTGGCTTCTTAATTGAACTTTTGTTAAATCAGACGGACGACTCTTGGGTGGGTTTCCTACAAGAATACCTTTGTCCTTAGGAGATTGTAGGAGAATGCTCTAGTGATATGCTCTGCTGATATGCTCTGCGTCAGTGATTAGCGTTGCTCTATGGGCCGCTACAGGCGAACGCGCTCGGGTGCCCTTGGCGTAAAGGACTGTGAATCGTCCTGGCTTGCCAAGATTATCTTTTAGGTTCTGATGTGCAAGTACAAGGCATAATCCTTTAGAAGTTATCGCTATCTCGGCATAGCTCCATCTTCTCGGGTTAAAGTCAAAGGCGTAGCTTCCAAAACCTGTCTACTGAGCTGTGTCTCCCCAACGTCTGCTGTCCACCTACCCGAATTGAGGTTAGAGATCAATCATGGCAAAAATTGTCTCCATCCACTCCTATCGAGGTGGGACTGGGAAGTCCAATACAACAGCCAACTTGTCTGCTCAAATCGCCAAGCAGGGCAAACGAGTGGCTGTCATCGATACGGATATCCAGTCCCCTGGAGTTCACGTGCTCTTTGGACTGGAAGAGGACAAGACAGGCCACACCCTGAACGATTATCTCTGGGGAAAATGCCGCATCGAAGAAGCTGCCCATGATTTGACCCCCAAGGCCGCCAAAGCAGCAGGAGGCACCCTCTATTTGGTTCCCTCCAGTGTCAAGGCTAGTGATATCGCCCGTATTCTCCGCGAGGGCTACGACGTCGGTATGCTCAACGATGGCTTCCAGTCCTTGCTCAAGAAGTTAAAGCTCGACTACCTGTTCATCGATACCCACCCCGGCCTCAACGAAGAAACGCTGCTTTCTATCACTATCTCGGATGTCCTGGTGTTGATCCTGCGCCCAGATCGGCAAGACTTCCAAGGGACAGCCGTGACGGTGGATGTGGCTCGCCGTCTTGAGGTTCCCAACATGTTGTTGGTGGTGAACAAAGTGCTCACCTCCTTCGATTTCGCCAAAGTTAAGCAGCAGGTGGAGTCCACCTACAATCTGACGGTGGCTGGAGTGCTTCCCCTTTCAGAAGATATGGTCAAATTGGGCAGTGCTGGCATTTTTAGCCTTGAATTTCCCGATCACCAATGGAGCAAGACGATTCAGCAAATCGCCGCCTACATTCTTCGTTAATTTGCATGGCCAATTGGGATCCCAGTTCACCCTCAGTCTGTCTGGGATCCAAGTCTTTCTTCTTCATTAAATCTTGATTTTGTTGCTTGTTTGTGAAGGTGTCCCGCGTCCAATGGTGTCCAAAGATCGGTGCAGGGGGATCCTTATTTGGAGCTTCAATGGACTATCCGATGGCACAAACGCTATGAATGAAGGTTATGAATGATGAAAAAAGGTAAATCAAGTAAATTAAGGAGTCGGTGCGGGAGTGTCCTCCAGTTCCCCAGATAAGGTGCTGGTGGCTCGTTGTATTCGGGCAAGGGCGCGGTTGTAGCCAAGAATCGCCTGTACCAGGCTGCTATTGGCTTCCGTCAGTCGGGATTCCGCATTCAGCACATCCAACTGGGTGCCTAAACCAGCCTGGAAGCGCAATCGGGCAATGCGCAGAGCCTCTTGGGTTTGCTCTAGAGTAAGAGAGGCAGTGGCGATGTTGCGCTCGTTCACATCCAGCTCCACAAAGGCTTGCTCCACCTCCAGGCGAATTTGGGCAGCCAAATCTGCCACCTGCAAGGCCGAAGAATTGGCGGTGGCCTGTTGTTGCTCTACCTGAGCTCGTGTACGCCCCCCGTCGGAAAAGGTCCACAGAGCATCCAGTTGCAAAGAGTACCCGGCACCCAAACCTTCAACACGGCTGGCGGGGCGCGGATCGTCGGTGTAGAGCTGCACCAAGTTGACATTCCCAGAAACGCTCACCTGAGGTAGCAAATTGGCTAAAGCTGCCCGCCCTTGAGCTTGGCTAATCAATCTCTGCAGCCGTTGTTGCTCCAGCTCGGGTCGATTCTGCAGAGCACGAACAATACTTTCCTCCAAACTCAGCTCCCACTTGCCAGCCTGTTCAGCCTCTGCTGAGGTGCGGATGCTGGTATCTGGCGGCAAGTTCAGCAGACGGGCCAAAGCACGAGGGGCGATCGCTTGGGTTCCTCGGGCTTGGGCCAGACGCAAATTGGCGTTCTCCAACTGAATTTGGGCGTTGAGCACATCCAGGCGGGTGGCCAAACTGGCTCTCAGCAGTGCTTCTGCATCTTGCAAGCTACGACTGGCCTCACGGACAGCCGCCTCTTGGATCACCACCTGTTGATCGGCTTCCTGCAGGTTGTAATAGGCATCGATCACCTCCAGGCGCAACTGTTGCAGGGCATTTTGCAGCTCCAGCTCACTGACTCGCAGTTGAGACTCTGCCGCTTCTACCAGCGCATCCCGTCGCCCCCCGGCATAGAGGGTTTGGTTGA
This is a stretch of genomic DNA from Synechococcus sp. Nb3U1. It encodes these proteins:
- a CDS encoding class II aldolase/adducin family protein, which codes for MTSSVLSPSPTVQGLTEAELRRQLAACYRLIARFGMDDLVYTHISVRLPGPEDHFLINPFGLLFEEVTASNLVKIDTDGQIVEPSNWPINPAGFVIHSAIHSARPDICCVLHTHTTAGMAVAALPEGLLPISQFAMQFYGHLAYHDYEGLALDLAERERLIADLGSHHSLILRNHGLLTVGRTIPEAFVRMYYLEQSCRIQIAAQSTNSNLLIPPASVCEHTARQFERGGGPIGEREWQALIRKLDREDPSYQD
- a CDS encoding histidine kinase, coding for MQTSLDRASTRSGIRLLLFAKNRASIADLAEQLRQHIRGLAGQYPAKLEVVLLEDHPYLAEHYKLVVTPALVKAEPLPAQVLAGGDLATQLEVWWPRWQGQVALVSNQENAGQDPTPTPPTTEALLQMSEEVFLLRQERTQLREQLHFKDRILAMLVHDLRSPLTATALAVETLQQGREGSLDEELEQQLFDHARQQLRKMDGMITDILESARGTTSELTIRAVEIQLPSLCQSVIEELWPRMQRKQLQFQADIPVDLPSVQVDGDKIRQVLFNLLDNAIKYTPAQGSIRLNVLHRTSQKVQVTVSDTGPGIPAADQENIFSDSVRLSRDQQQEGYGIGLSLCRRILRAHYGQIWVESTPGKGSSFHFTLPVYRVYRS
- a CDS encoding DUF3285 domain-containing protein, which gives rise to MSQPSSADPVSVPETSAPQPSYTRLAMRNMVRKGKTSLLHFALTSIGLVAILVGLAYLFH
- the ablA gene encoding lysine 2,3-aminomutase, which encodes MPATAVPQAAIPNPWSEVPLTEWADWHWQLGHRLNSRADLEQLIQLTPEEKEALDQERKFRVDITPYFARLIDPVDPHCPIRRQVIPLSREFQAFEGMRVDSLAEDEHSPVPGLVHRYPDRVLMLVTTHCASYCRYCTRSRMVGDPQQAFSKQQLDRQIEYLRRTPQVRDVLLSGGDPLTLSDALLEYLLGQLRQIEHIEIVRMSTRVPVFLPQRITADLCALLRRHHPFWLNVHINHPKEITPELSEALAKLADAGIPLGCQSVLLAGINDSLEIQRQLVHKLVQNRVRPYYLYQCDLVKGAGHFRTSISKGIEIIEGLRGHTSGYAVPTFVVDLPEGGGKVPVGPNYILSQGSHRVVLRNYEGLIVAYEEPQDYVEPARIPQGSLGVSGLLQGEARVLKPEGFEAHHHRPYHREP
- a CDS encoding MinD/ParA family ATP-binding protein, whose amino-acid sequence is MAKIVSIHSYRGGTGKSNTTANLSAQIAKQGKRVAVIDTDIQSPGVHVLFGLEEDKTGHTLNDYLWGKCRIEEAAHDLTPKAAKAAGGTLYLVPSSVKASDIARILREGYDVGMLNDGFQSLLKKLKLDYLFIDTHPGLNEETLLSITISDVLVLILRPDRQDFQGTAVTVDVARRLEVPNMLLVVNKVLTSFDFAKVKQQVESTYNLTVAGVLPLSEDMVKLGSAGIFSLEFPDHQWSKTIQQIAAYILR
- a CDS encoding TolC family protein, whose protein sequence is MSLLPMSFSPLSRIRVLVLGLAAWLGSAMMSAGQGIPTAAELSPEAEIEIPELPSRVEAVQIREVLTLSLEEALALAEANSLRLQLALTQIDSSRAALRAAQAEFNPTLNLQLSANRSISATGDVQTTISRQQLEQQLRNSEAAIPLLTAELSRLQALPLPTDPVELIQQQLQIFSVSQQLQQRLGEAESLPDSIGGTQNYGTLSLNALITINQTLYAGGRRDALVEAAESQLRVSELELQNALQQLRLEVIDAYYNLQEADQQVVIQEAAVREASRSLQDAEALLRASLATRLDVLNAQIQLENANLRLAQARGTQAIAPRALARLLNLPPDTSIRTSAEAEQAGKWELSLEESIVRALQNRPELEQQRLQRLISQAQGRAALANLLPQVSVSGNVNLVQLYTDDPRPASRVEGLGAGYSLQLDALWTFSDGGRTRAQVEQQQATANSSALQVADLAAQIRLEVEQAFVELDVNERNIATASLTLEQTQEALRIARLRFQAGLGTQLDVLNAESRLTEANSSLVQAILGYNRALARIQRATSTLSGELEDTPAPTP